The Plasmodium relictum strain SGS1 genome assembly, chromosome: 8 DNA window atttttctcCTTATGACTTTTTTGTAATGTACCAAATCCATTAAAAttaacattattattattaaaaggaaaaataaaaatttcatcAAGACTTTTTTCATCATCTATATCACTATGGCATTTATAGTATTCTTCAATAATCTTATCATGTGAagattctttattttctactAATTTCAAGCAATCTTTTAATTTGATTAAGTTTTTTTCATTACAATTATACAATTTTAATCTTattgaatttattttatataaaacgTCAAGAAAATCATCCCTAGAATTAAATGATCCTCTTGGTAAAAAGTCATTTTGTGCATCTACTATAAGGAAGcatttcattttaattaattaaattatataataaaattttcgtactttttttaaaaagaaaattttttcccatttatatattaatgcaGTTTAtctaatatttaattattatagcatataatgtaattttaggatatattattaaaaaaaaaaacttggAAAGTAAAAAGTAAcattaaagttatttttatatttaaaatatatatgaagaaacaaattcttatataaaagatttaacttttaatttttgaaaatttaattttgagGATGATTTATGTAACAACataaaaacaatttaaacacagaaaaataaaattatatttcataaaaattaatcataattttttgaatattttttattttatctattttttttttaattttttattcaacttttaagatataaattaaaaatatttaagttGCTTTAACCAACCCTGAAAGAGgaaatctttattatttaatagaCTTATTGTAAATTAATGttctttaattatttacaatatcaaaataaaaaataaaaaattgaaaaagcaatttttttatttttttttgaaatctTGGTCTGcataagattaaaaaaattctttagtattttataatttttttaaatattataaaaaattggcTACATACTTAATCTTCTATTCCATGAATATTAAAAGGATTTTCATCTAACTTAGAAAGTGTTAGTACTAGGAGGTGCAGAATAAATATAGTTAAATAAAATCTTTGCATATTacatttaagaaaaatatttattataattcagAAATGCTTGCCTTCattatgttttttataatttatattataaaaattttaattataatgaattattaacatttcattaaattatatatatatactttttcttttaaaaatatttttaatgaaatgtgatacataaaaaaaaaaaattaaaaaaaaaacaataaaatcAATATAATTAAACATAGAGAACTTTATATTTGttgttaaatttattaattttttctttttttttttttgttacaaTAGATAAAATCAATTACTAGTACACATGAATGTTTCTTTAAGATTAAAAACAATTAAATGTTTTTGCTTAACATTCAGGTGAATCTTAGTCTTTATCGTTTAAattacttattaaaaaatttaatttttctttatatatatatatatatatatatattttttttttaatatatatatgtttaacgatttaaaaaaaagtgtcAAATCAGCAAGGAACGTTTAGActaaattattaaagaaatttaatatttaataaaagtatttaaaaaatgaagtatataataaaatgttaaaattatCACTATTTACATAGAAAAtttgttaaaattttatactcATATTCTATATTAAATACTAATTCACATATATAAGGCCAAAGAATACTTGcgtttaataaaatttttatcaaatacataacaaaaggaaaaaatatcaaataaaataatttaatatagtTTTGAGTCATTTAGAACAATTATATAtgcatttattaaaaaaaaaaaaaaaaataataataagagTATGTTTTACATATTAGggaaatataatatatataaagattaCATTTACcttaaagaattaaaatatttaaatctCTAAGAAAATGAGAAATATCTTGTAAGGAAATAATAAACatgatatttaaatttaaaagaaaaaaaatttaatttagcATCTTTGTTGTATATATATCACTTTtagtaaatttattttacttttaaaaaaaagtcaaagtataataaattaaaaaaagaattataaaaatatgttttacagatattaaaaattaaaaaaagtttaatagaaatataaaaatgtagaATTGCTAAATGTTCGAATTAGTATATATTTCTTTGtgttacactaaaaatttttaatcttattttttatgagaATTGAAAtttgtaataaatatatatatatttttaaaaaaataaactttaaaaacaaaattttagGTAAATATTTAAGAATCTATGttactaaaaattttatattaatgtaCTTGTGCAAAAGTTtctattcatattattacatatttatttactagaagattttttttttttttttttttataatatataactaatttttattacttctttttagtttattaaaaataaataaatacatataaagaGTAGTATATTTAACCGAGAACATTAAatctataaatttttttattttaaatgtcAAATCATTTCTTTAAATGaccatttaaaattttaaatgaactATAACATATGTTTGTAATTATTCATTCATTAATTATGATTATGCTCTTtgtttaatgaaaaaataatattttaaaattatataatgaattttttttaagaaaataataatctcataaaattttaagataGAAATTTTcctataatttaaaatggTATTTGTGCTTTATAAAACTTTATGCAAAgtaaaaattcatatatagATTTTTCATTCAAgacataataaattaataagaatttttagtataattttaaaaaatttataattgaaaaaaattatatctaCTTTAAATAGGAGTTATTAAAGAGAAACATTGtcttcttaatttttttataaacattATTAGCCCATAcgttttaaaatttaaacattcctatgaaattaaaataagCGTTTTAaatactatattttttaaaaatttaatactaaaaaatatagaacaGATATGTAAgtatattttaatgaaataaaattaataataaaaatatgtttctACTCTAAAAAAACTAATTTCTAAcaatcaattaaaaaaattataaagtttTCTTGCATAGCaaaacttttatatttattttatggtACAGCtgatgtaaaataaaaatgtcaacatcactaaaaaaaataaaaatgcaattttaataaaaactatTTCTGTTTGTATTAAATGGTGGGgaatttttaataagaaaaatattataataataaagtaaCTAATTTTTCCTATTTTCTTGAAGGcgtttgaatttttttatcataaatatAAGAGCTTCTTTaattgaaataaatatatacataaaatttcatattaaactaaaaataaagaaatttatgggtattttttttttaaacaaaatacctatattattcatatagcataattcattataataaacatattgttttattaattggaattttaaataattttatagtaTTTTAAACAGTTGAACTAATAATGAATATGTAGAGAAACCCTccttaatttatattaagtaatttaaagcgaaatttattttgtattaaaataaaattttacgcTTCTTGTATagtttttcattaatatatcACTTAAtatcaattttattatttatccaTAACTAAAGTTATTATGTATGCAAATagcataaatataattatccttcattactaaaaaaaaagaaataaccaaaaaaaaaaatatattatgcatgtatatatatattttagtgTACATACTAaagtatatattataatgtaTGTATTTTCCTTAAATGCTTAGCATGCACAActacattttcatttaaatttcttCTTATTACAAATGTAAATAGATCAATAGAACTATTTATTGTTTACACAccaaaaatttataacaattttataTCCTATGTAGTATcagaaaaaagtaattttttattgactttatatacataaattatttatgaaagaaaaaaaaatatataactgtaaaatatgtaaatcattatttcacattaaatatttttttcttttataaaaactagtataagaataataatatacttaaatatatacttaataaaaaacagaaaaaataaattttcactattataataaaagtattgCTACTATCATAATCTCTATTGTGATACTcaaaaaataacaatgattcttataatttatttttttttaataatatattataaagtgtatactaataaaaaaattatatttcaattttttatatatttacttaaaaaaaagaattttatataCTAATCTCCGTATctgaaataatatataaaatttatgtaaatgaatataaagtTACATATGTATtgattattaaaagaataattaatGTATTTACTTTGTTTCAATTGCATgttaagtaaaaaataaaatgaagcAATCAAGAATTTTGttgtataaaaaattatttttaataaaaaacagATAAAATTAGTATaaatcaaaaagaaaaaagaatgaattcataaaaaaaaaatatatgtataaaatataatatgtatcttaattataatattcaatATTTTTGTGTATGAATTCATTATaacttttgtttttttctttttattttcctttttactGTGATTCtatgaatatttataaaatgaaatatattgtTTGTCACATAAAGTTTaagaacaaaataaaatgaaactACTCATAAAGTAaatattgaattttttttaattggttaaaatttttaaggaTACGAAtgcttatattttaaataaggaaatattttcataccttgaagatttttttttttttttgaattattttgcAGTGTGATATGACAAAAAGAAACAGATTTTTCATcaattaagttttttttttgttcttagAAATAAAATGTCGTTGAATGCAGTTTTAATgcagaattaatttttctaatggaaattataaaagaataaaaaaagatgtacttattttttttttttaaactgtaaaaaaaaattttatgaaacacgattatttttttattgcatcttagtttttttaaaaagagcTTAAACAAatatgatattaaaaaagaaaaaaaaaatattagctaacttaatatttttttagctATCtggagaaataaaaaaaaaaaaacaaaggtgcattaaaaaaaatacggATTTTTCTTAAGAAAATTCTCTTTTAATgcaacagaaaaaaaaaaaaaagctaatTTTTCCccattatatattaaaaaagtaaaaatgagCAATTTTGGCCCCGCGCAAATATATGTGttattttcaaaaagaattaaaaaaaaatatatatttttttttttgacaaTAAATTCTCAAAAGATTTGTggcatatttttaaatttttaatacatatatattttcattataaaattttaagatatgttatatatataaatatacatatatttttttttaataaaaaaaataaataagtaatgtatattcatttaattattttaaaattataatgtatatttttaatttttataatattatatttgcATGCCTTATAGGCATTGTATGTTCATCTTGGTTTAATATTCCTAATATAGATCCCATAAAGAGTATTATAACcaaagatttaaaaaaaaaaaaagcatcaTCTAAAGTAAAAAGATATGTTTTAGATGTAAGATCTTTTGGGAATGAATGTGTTATTAATCATGAGAACATTTGCGAAGTCGCAAACTATGATATACACATAAAAAATGGAATAAAAGGTCATATTGCCAAAGTAATTTTAGCTCAAAAAAATACAAGTGATCTTGTTTCAGTACATAGCATAAGTGGGCAATTTTCTGATAATGGACAACTTATATTCCATTTTAATGATATTCCATCGTTacattataatataatattagaaATATCAGATTTAATCTATAATAAAGATTACGATATTGGAAAAAGTTGCCAATGTACAGAATGCAATGATAACAAAAGAACAATagatttaaaagaaattaaagataatttgatatataaaacgaaaattcaaaaagaaaacaaaataCAATATCCATACAAAACATTTGTTCAtggaaaatatttatttagtaaatttttattctttcatTCAGAAATAAATGCAAACACTATAGAAAATTACAACACTTTATATAACAACTATTATGAATTAGTATATCCATGTTCTGGTATTATTATGACTCATTCTGAAAAATACAATTTAAACTACGATTTATCAAAAGCAAGttgttattatatatatctaatggacaaatttttaaaacaaattaatcCAAGCAGTACTATTACATTGAAATTTGTAAGTCCAGTATTACTTGCATTCGAAGAAGATAAATCCAATTATGATATTAAAGTTACTCCTAATCAAAGTATTCAGCTTCCTTTAAAATATAAGGATAGTTTCTATATTCCTAGAGATACCGTTAATGGTAATTTGATAACTATTAACACAcacaaatattttaataacaacaaatatatatacaaaaataatgattACAACAGAATGGAGCAGGTTCATCTGTTTAGaatgttttttaaattattctcacaacaaaataatatttcaaatGAAGAAATGCTACAATACACTACGGGACTCATTTTAGAAAAACCTTCTACATTTCAGGATAAAccttataatatatatgcagAAGAGTTAGCagttttattaaattcttttaattcaaaatttaattcaGAATCAATTggacttaaaaaaaatgttgtaATTATGAAAGAAGAACAATATATATCAAGTTATGGCTCAGTCTCTTATGCGTATATAAATGAAGATCAATTAATATTAAGAGAATCTTCAGAAATATGTTTAATTGTTTTGGAATCTATTGCATATGAACTTagtacatatataaataaaaaattaagtgattcgaagaaaaataaatgtcATATTATGAGAACTAGTAATAGTTACGCTAATATTACAACTATGTATTATACATATGAATTAGATTGCAACCATGCATTATATTATAGAGAAGAGAGTGTAAGTCAAGATCATAAGGCTAATCATTTCTTAACTAGCATATCCTTATTGGAAGATGTAAGtgttaaattaatttatgacgatatatttgaatattctatattattcaatgtagcAGTTAATATAAagtcatttaattttttaacaaGGTATATTccaaattatataaataataatactatAATTACTTTTATTGTAACAGGAAGTAAGAgtgataaaatagaaaacgAAATTGAAATTAAGAAATTTTCATATCCAATGAATTGCACTAATGATTGTCCTAATATAGAACCAATAATAATTGAAGATAATTTTGAGTATATAGCTATAACTACAATATGTATAGAAAATAATGGATTATCTACTATCTGTATTCCTGGAGATAGGTTCTCTTATGTTTTTGATACTAGATTGTTGAGAGTacacaaaataaatattaatccTTACCCTGAAGTTGTGCTTACTGGTGGTGTTCATACTACTATAACTGAAGATATTTACTGCATCATAGTAAGGCAACCAAATATTGTGCCAAACGAAAATTTTCCGGTTACATATACTGATAGAACTTGcaaagaattaattaatCGTTGTCATCTTTTAACAACTGCAGTTATTGTAGACAATGTGGAAATTTCTTCTGAAATAAAAAGCATTCATAATTATTCAAAACTCTTATTCTTAACagattttaatgaaaaacatGAAGAAATGCTTCAGATCACATATTCTACGAAAGattttaataacaaaaaaagatatatctTAACACATTATAATAACAGTTTTTACTTTAATAAGCatgataataaaattcaCCTAAAACGTCCAATGGAACACTTTGATAGTTTGCCAAAATCGAATTATGACAATGATGAATATGATGAGTTTGATAAAAATGACAATTcttttaaagaattaaaatataatattgagataaaaagttattttgaatcagaaaataaaagtacCATTCACATACAAATGCCCAAAAATAACGACGTTTCTATGTATCCATTTGGACaaacatatattaattatgaatatattaaaaatagcaTTCACATGAAATTCTtagataattatatttatttttatgacaaaaaagaaataaacaCTAATATTTCACAACATTTTATAAACATATCTCCATATAATTATGAGTGTTTAGGTGCTTATGCTTATTTGatgaataaatttaatatattagttaataattcattaaattgTGAAGCACTAAATATGATAATAGAGGTTTTACTAAAAGGAAAGTTAGGaagatattttataaataaagaaaacaaaatacatttaaattttgttaAACGTTATCAGGGAGCATATGATGTTTTTGATCTCGTTGAAGTTGAAATATATGCACCTAATACACCAGAAGTTCCTATTCATAAATACAAAATGAACGTTAGTATAGACGAAAATAATAGAAACTTATTATATTCACacaaaaatatgaaatactcaaataaatatttttcaaatatatatattttgatgTTTAAGATAGCATATGTTTTCAATGATtatgatatatatacatttttcaATGATTTAACgggaatatttttaattgacAGATTCACTTTAAGAAATTTGGTTAAATTAGAATTAAAAGATAAGACAGATATACAAAATATAGTAAATTTACTAAAGAATGAATATCAaattttaattgaaaatCACACAAAACCTTCTGAAGAATTGATTAATGAAATTTCCTTAATAGCAGCATACATTGTAGAATTAACATCAtcttacaaaaaaaattcaattaaTACGTACATAACCTCATTTGCTggtataaaatattttgtatatGTTGATGAAtttctatataaaaataaagaatataaaataaatgatatgGCTTACaaattatcaaaatataacacacttataattaaaaaaaaagcattatGTTGTTCTAATTTTGTTGATGAAATTGAAAAATCTCTAAagtattatattatatataaatatattgttACTGATAGAATAGTACAAGAATCagaaatacaaataatttcaaTAGCAAATAATGTAATACAAAAACTATTGGAACACCCAATTTTATCAACTGATGTATGCATACcagatgaaaataaatcaaataaaattattgcGACAATTATGGAAGGATCTGGATATATTTCTAGAACAACACAATTAACATATGTAGATATGGAATGTATTGATTTAGATGTGATAGAccattatgaaaatataatagaaaaattcaTAACTTTTGGTGATTCTAATGGAATGTTTGTCGAAATGTATGTTAATAGTTCGATACTAGGTAATAGCATTACAATCAAAGAAGATATGGATTATCAAATATACTTTTTGTTCAGAAATTTGTCGATGCCATTTGTAGGTAAATCAAATAGAAAAGAATCTTCAGGATTAAGaagatttttattaaaaaaaggtaCAGTTTTccaagaaaatgaaaaaacaaGCATATCTTGTTATTTAGATATTGTAAATAAAGATTCCATATTTAtgttagaaaaaataatttttgtatcAAAAGAAGGTGATAGATTAGTAAAAGAGGTGAATGTTGAATATCAAACATTTTTTGTACATCCAATGAATTTAATCACAGAAGCATATTTAGACATTCCAAAGATTATTGTAAAAGAAAACTATTATAGTAATGTAGTTGAATGTTCTCACTATAGTAATGGATTAGAAAGCTGTATATATCCTGCTTATggttatgaaaatattaatccATTTTATGTATCATATTTAGAAAACAACCAAAGAaaagatatattattttccaaTAATGATgaacttaaaaaaattaataaaaatagtgtAATATCTATATCAAGAAGATACAACATAGAAATAAAGGGAGATATAATGATTGATGATATTTATGATACTATTAGAGCTA harbors:
- the Cap380 gene encoding oocyst capsule protein, putative, which translates into the protein MYIFNFYNIIFACLIGIVCSSWFNIPNIDPIKSIITKDLKKKKASSKVKRYVLDVRSFGNECVINHENICEVANYDIHIKNGIKGHIAKVILAQKNTSDLVSVHSISGQFSDNGQLIFHFNDIPSLHYNIILEISDLIYNKDYDIGKSCQCTECNDNKRTIDLKEIKDNLIYKTKIQKENKIQYPYKTFVHGKYLFSKFLFFHSEINANTIENYNTLYNNYYELVYPCSGIIMTHSEKYNLNYDLSKASCYYIYLMDKFLKQINPSSTITLKFVSPVLLAFEEDKSNYDIKVTPNQSIQLPLKYKDSFYIPRDTVNGNLITINTHKYFNNNKYIYKNNDYNRMEQVHLFRMFFKLFSQQNNISNEEMLQYTTGLILEKPSTFQDKPYNIYAEELAVLLNSFNSKFNSESIGLKKNVVIMKEEQYISSYGSVSYAYINEDQLILRESSEICLIVLESIAYELSTYINKKLSDSKKNKCHIMRTSNSYANITTMYYTYELDCNHALYYREESVSQDHKANHFLTSISLLEDVSVKLIYDDIFEYSILFNVAVNIKSFNFLTRYIPNYINNNTIITFIVTGSKSDKIENEIEIKKFSYPMNCTNDCPNIEPIIIEDNFEYIAITTICIENNGLSTICIPGDRFSYVFDTRLLRVHKININPYPEVVLTGGVHTTITEDIYCIIVRQPNIVPNENFPVTYTDRTCKELINRCHLLTTAVIVDNVEISSEIKSIHNYSKLLFLTDFNEKHEEMLQITYSTKDFNNKKRYILTHYNNSFYFNKHDNKIHLKRPMEHFDSLPKSNYDNDEYDEFDKNDNSFKELKYNIEIKSYFESENKSTIHIQMPKNNDVSMYPFGQTYINYEYIKNSIHMKFLDNYIYFYDKKEINTNISQHFINISPYNYECLGAYAYLMNKFNILVNNSLNCEALNMIIEVLLKGKLGRYFINKENKIHLNFVKRYQGAYDVFDLVEVEIYAPNTPEVPIHKYKMNVSIDENNRNLLYSHKNMKYSNKYFSNIYILMFKIAYVFNDYDIYTFFNDLTGIFLIDRFTLRNLVKLELKDKTDIQNIVNLLKNEYQILIENHTKPSEELINEISLIAAYIVELTSSYKKNSINTYITSFAGIKYFVYVDEFLYKNKEYKINDMAYKLSKYNTLIIKKKALCCSNFVDEIEKSLKYYIIYKYIVTDRIVQESEIQIISIANNVIQKLLEHPILSTDVCIPDENKSNKIIATIMEGSGYISRTTQLTYVDMECIDLDVIDHYENIIEKFITFGDSNGMFVEMYVNSSILGNSITIKEDMDYQIYFLFRNLSMPFVGKSNRKESSGLRRFLLKKGTVFQENEKTSISCYLDIVNKDSIFMLEKIIFVSKEGDRLVKEVNVEYQTFFVHPMNLITEAYLDIPKIIVKENYYSNVVECSHYSNGLESCIYPAYGYENINPFYVSYLENNQRKDILFSNNDELKKINKNSVISISRRYNIEIKGDIMIDDIYDTIRAIFHEITGSMGIYDFSKKSCGPLYLNNNQLNLVNDPNSLISNILYDTKYCIDRNSIFNKILEICNFDKKELASLFGGIRSHILPYTLNEEFANSLTQNELINLIFYFISSPPQLIEDVKMKPLYLEILELTDNPNMKVIVEENFIKINKNLLSKVHKFYIVEFNTILYEQLLNWIPDESKNKEFILRESNTNNKNVLETINYYMNRYINKNSCSDSVFTNNGSLFNAFESPTYQYPSFTYKNNDIYLKQQINGDISFNNLFLYEGRNYLNDTYINAILVLSPNRFPALNQVTFIELVANSLDNNNQIVLKCHPRKDYDKSVVQNYNLEKGTIYFVCKNIYIKYLKNGFYEFNKYLVYYEKDGQITHQQYENMPVKPIYEVKTLLQNVPNQKPSITIQRANKNQDSNIEEYLIHIKGQLKLHRDPYSVIKPAFTQRSYLLNTNIHIFDDYVAYKHFRNLKNSEYLNIPLSKYIFKGESLSISLVQSKKKNDIIDNVYSLKINKSNNLLGLIIMDIHGNKYNIEVTEGEVVSDNENINRSGSMQPTSVENDASNDNGQELDTTPNENVHSGSNAQINEKTQIETLIDIDRPIERTLSENGEQEEERKLEVLVGEVPNLNSQISSDNGAKIQTNYNSYISLKIYLLEIEKNNNNLSPEWTGPFYFKVSTYYWLGEGIVALSVFKNNEPIMNTITEEFINMNALNDMYKQISSQIQINEGNYTITIRGTIYNFSDILQGSNEEIKVERVYGESLTYLQNKINEKKGSKSNLKFKNTLKKTDPIYIPVTFDTKKIMYQPSQIKPVEVRPAEVRPAEVGPAEVRPAEVGPAEVRPAEVRPAEVRPAGTNLNTVIQSTNTNYNDTKISKYYVDLPTENGIITYKKNLYYPHSLKSLDENSSDDSVFEGLISLVENLQVSKYIVEVNNNYYTEQCVSGNCYVIPDDIKRIMKSFRSNIVNGKYELDIQKHINLSIENEDGTPEERKTIVNKGDLWINIQIYNTSNMNNIVLLENFTLQNYYIKEGIFNITCTNGEYRINNITTEDNSTISSEIKKVMKILGYELLDGDYAIYIEAATIKPLMYNNKKEYEQYESIINNILQIQEFKYSFKAVVHVLNDGNNNSYYFKKVVEGHFEDTKEGEYSIDVINEIYNITPMYGAILSEEKGKYIIHNTWDLKEDILINFNIKIFTKENMSEYHKRIDGEEYYLTIKKLSDQENMNYGTEHITFIGNTIGDGSYFVKVFNNIYTSNVASGLKLDSNIIKNLMLLSYEQIKNGDYFISIRKKYVKDNNIISLDIDKNTVTKVSAKCLYSYTDVSKDYILMNEPEKNIDEGVFELIKNLDGSGFTFVNKSKEVALKDITVTTLKKLLDTLPCSIYNVSIKANINKDSLYTHDVLQQGDIPYTTLRQARNTSYGTSQEYPVAHGNFYSYNANDMNRTTAYYKKDEGYTTIKTTLCSTPVKSKCKNLLRRNKREFLY